From the genome of Maridesulfovibrio ferrireducens, one region includes:
- a CDS encoding PAS domain-containing sensor histidine kinase encodes MASSQERVQNLEKQNTQLQKELKQLRALIDAPRNVMQFSFDPAYRYITFNQAHYEFVKHNWGVEISAGMSVLDIFTEGKEVQSAREHFDRVLQGESYILKRKYKRRKGETKYYENTYVPVIENGSIVAGTVSAHDITEWSEKEEEGRKYRSIFDKALEGIYRSTIRGRFIEANREMARILGYGSPDELITSITDISSQLYCDPVDRDTVFSRLRTEEVVKDFETRMFRKDGTPIWVEFNARCEKNKDGHTLYVEGKLTDISARKEVEQRRQQMMQAEKMASLGVLVAGVAHEINNPNSYLTLNLPLLKDIWNDTQAILDDFSEENGDFVLGGLEYSELRNHLPYLLQEMMEAASRIKDIVSRLKDYSRQNPEDGREYVELNDVVKGALTFVRHKIKNSTRNFELILPEKSPVVEANPQRLIQVLINLIVNACDALPLNEGYLTVTVKTCGETNLKKNYACITVQDNGCGISEKNLKNIEDPFFTTKRSTGGTGLGLSISSNIMKEHNGLLEFSSIPAKGTTATMKLPLSI; translated from the coding sequence ATGGCATCCTCTCAAGAACGCGTCCAGAATTTGGAAAAGCAAAACACCCAGCTCCAAAAAGAACTGAAACAGCTTCGCGCCCTTATAGATGCCCCGCGCAACGTGATGCAATTTTCTTTTGATCCGGCCTATCGTTATATAACTTTCAATCAAGCTCACTATGAATTCGTAAAACACAATTGGGGTGTTGAAATCAGCGCCGGAATGAGCGTGCTGGATATTTTTACTGAAGGCAAAGAAGTACAATCCGCCAGAGAACACTTTGACAGAGTTCTACAGGGTGAATCCTATATCCTGAAGCGCAAATATAAACGGCGCAAAGGCGAAACCAAGTATTACGAGAACACCTATGTTCCAGTGATTGAAAACGGCTCAATCGTCGCAGGAACAGTCTCGGCACATGACATTACAGAATGGAGCGAAAAAGAAGAAGAAGGCCGCAAATACAGATCTATTTTCGATAAAGCTCTGGAAGGAATCTACCGCTCCACAATACGTGGCCGATTCATTGAAGCCAACCGCGAAATGGCCCGGATACTCGGCTATGGCTCTCCTGACGAACTGATTACCTCCATTACAGACATAAGTTCCCAATTATACTGCGATCCTGTTGACAGGGACACCGTTTTTTCCCGTCTGCGCACTGAAGAAGTCGTCAAAGATTTTGAAACGCGCATGTTCCGAAAAGACGGAACTCCCATATGGGTTGAATTCAATGCCCGCTGTGAAAAAAACAAAGACGGGCATACTCTTTACGTGGAAGGAAAACTTACAGACATCTCCGCCCGAAAAGAAGTTGAGCAACGGCGGCAACAAATGATGCAGGCTGAAAAAATGGCCTCGCTCGGTGTTCTCGTTGCCGGAGTGGCACACGAAATAAACAACCCCAACAGCTATCTGACTCTGAATCTCCCGCTACTGAAAGATATCTGGAATGATACTCAGGCAATACTTGACGATTTCAGCGAAGAAAACGGCGATTTTGTTCTCGGCGGGCTGGAATATTCCGAACTGCGCAATCACCTGCCCTACCTCCTTCAGGAAATGATGGAAGCGGCTTCACGCATTAAAGACATTGTCTCGCGATTGAAAGACTATTCCCGACAGAATCCCGAAGACGGACGTGAATATGTAGAACTAAACGATGTGGTCAAAGGGGCGCTGACTTTTGTCCGTCACAAAATAAAAAACTCGACCAGAAATTTTGAACTGATCCTCCCGGAAAAAAGTCCGGTTGTAGAAGCAAATCCGCAACGGCTTATTCAGGTACTTATCAACCTTATTGTAAACGCCTGCGACGCTCTACCTTTAAATGAAGGCTACCTCACGGTAACAGTCAAAACTTGCGGCGAGACAAACCTGAAGAAGAACTACGCCTGCATCACAGTGCAAGACAACGGCTGCGGAATTTCTGAAAAAAATTTAAAAAACATTGAAGATCCCTTCTTTACCACCAAACGGTCCACAGGCGGAACAGGGCTGGGTCTATCCATATCCTCAAACATTATGAAAGAACATAATGGCTTACTCGAATTTTCATCCATACCAGCCAAGGGCACAACTGCCACAATGAAACTTCCGCTATCTATATAA
- a CDS encoding sigma-54 dependent transcriptional regulator has protein sequence MNKSTFPKNPVLLVDDEETWLRSFSLALKSAGIDNILCCNDSREVESILKTTAVEVIAADLAMPNVSGEDLIRLVSAKHPDIPILVITGMNQLETAVQCLKLGAFDFFVKTYDKNSLVSGIRHAIQIRELKRENTSLRSRFLDDKLEHPEAFDHIITDNMTMRSIFKYIEAIADSSKPVLITGESGVGKELVASAIHKVSGKSGDFVPVNIAGLDDNIFADTLFGHKKGAFTGADKARSGLVVNAAGGTLFLDEIGDLAHASQLKLLRLVQEREYMPIGSDLTRKTDARIIAATNIDPDILNDGPGFRSDLYYRLKAHHVHIPPLRERKEDIPMLVDYFLRAACKEEGQKKPEIPANLVALLSSYDFPGNIRELQFLILDALSCTDGLKLNIERLERHISHAPAITKQVQKQTVEGKVAFGTSLPTLKEVCDELVEETMRRTDNNQATAAAILGVSRQALNKRLNKMKQTQS, from the coding sequence ATGAACAAGAGCACTTTCCCTAAAAACCCCGTGCTTCTCGTTGATGACGAGGAAACATGGTTGCGGTCTTTTTCGCTGGCTCTGAAGTCAGCAGGCATTGATAACATCCTTTGCTGTAACGACAGCCGCGAAGTAGAATCTATATTGAAAACTACCGCAGTAGAAGTAATTGCCGCGGATCTCGCCATGCCCAATGTCAGCGGAGAAGACTTAATCCGTCTGGTTTCCGCCAAGCATCCGGATATTCCCATACTTGTGATTACAGGTATGAATCAGCTTGAAACAGCCGTGCAATGTCTGAAACTCGGCGCTTTCGATTTCTTTGTAAAAACCTACGATAAAAACAGTCTAGTTTCCGGCATCCGTCATGCCATTCAAATCCGCGAGCTGAAAAGAGAAAATACCAGTCTCCGCTCCCGCTTTCTGGATGACAAACTTGAACATCCCGAAGCCTTCGATCATATCATCACCGATAATATGACTATGCGTTCCATCTTCAAATATATTGAAGCGATTGCAGATTCCTCCAAACCGGTACTGATCACCGGAGAAAGCGGCGTAGGTAAAGAACTCGTTGCGAGTGCGATTCATAAAGTAAGCGGGAAAAGCGGCGATTTCGTACCCGTGAATATTGCCGGGCTTGATGATAATATTTTTGCAGACACACTCTTCGGTCATAAAAAAGGTGCGTTCACCGGAGCAGACAAAGCCCGCTCAGGACTTGTAGTCAACGCAGCCGGCGGAACTCTGTTTCTGGATGAAATAGGTGACCTCGCCCACGCTTCGCAGCTCAAACTCCTAAGACTTGTGCAAGAACGGGAATACATGCCCATCGGGTCGGATTTAACCCGCAAAACCGATGCGCGCATTATTGCCGCCACCAACATTGATCCAGATATATTAAATGATGGTCCCGGTTTCCGCAGCGATCTCTATTACAGACTTAAAGCCCATCATGTTCACATTCCGCCTCTTCGGGAACGCAAAGAAGATATACCCATGCTTGTGGATTATTTCCTGCGCGCAGCATGTAAAGAAGAAGGACAAAAAAAACCGGAAATCCCTGCAAACCTCGTCGCTCTGCTCTCATCTTACGATTTCCCCGGGAATATCCGAGAACTGCAATTTCTTATTCTCGATGCCCTCAGCTGCACCGATGGATTAAAGCTGAATATTGAAAGACTGGAACGTCATATCAGCCATGCTCCAGCCATCACTAAGCAGGTTCAGAAACAAACAGTTGAGGGCAAAGTCGCCTTCGGAACCAGCCTTCCCACATTAAAAGAAGTCTGTGATGAACTGGTCGAAGAAACCATGAGACGCACTGACAATAATCAGGCAACAGCCGCGGCAATACTCGGAGTATCCAGACAGGCCCTCAATAAACGTCTCAATAAAATGAAACAGACTCAATCATAG
- a CDS encoding phenylacetate--CoA ligase family protein, which produces MDRSNKIYDPIEHDTPESRKARQLDKIKTVISKAMDSSKEFQTRMGSAGMTADDINDLDSFSKIPVLRKKELLNLQQDKGLDWLLTATPGELSRIYQSPGPLFDPEGREKDYWGWTEGFYAAGFRPGDLVQMTFSYHLTPAGLMLEEPLREIGCAVIPAGPGNSAVQSQLMTTLPVTGFVGMTSFLKVIAEKAQAAGLDLKKDFKLDVAFVAAERLPESLRNEIEEAFGMKVRQGYGTADVGCIAYECLDLGGMHVSSRCYVEICDPQTGHTLPMGEVGEVVVTPYTLSYPLIRFGTGDLSRMIDRPCACGRTAPKLAGILGRADDTAKVKGQFIYPAQVAEVTKVFPQIKKHQIIITNDKGRDLLTLKLQLDGPLDESKFIPAFQEKVKLRPALLILDENEIIEDGAAPLIDTRSYD; this is translated from the coding sequence ATGGACAGATCAAATAAAATTTATGACCCGATAGAGCATGATACCCCCGAAAGCCGCAAGGCAAGACAGCTGGACAAAATAAAAACAGTTATCTCCAAAGCGATGGATTCATCCAAAGAATTTCAGACTCGCATGGGTTCTGCCGGAATGACTGCTGACGACATAAATGACCTTGATAGTTTTTCCAAAATCCCTGTTCTTCGCAAAAAAGAACTTCTCAATTTGCAACAGGATAAAGGGCTGGATTGGCTGCTCACCGCTACTCCCGGTGAGCTGAGCAGAATTTACCAGTCGCCCGGCCCTCTTTTTGATCCCGAAGGACGGGAAAAAGATTACTGGGGCTGGACGGAAGGATTTTACGCCGCAGGATTCCGCCCGGGTGATCTTGTCCAGATGACATTCAGCTATCACCTCACCCCGGCAGGACTGATGCTTGAAGAACCTCTTCGAGAAATAGGGTGCGCTGTAATCCCTGCCGGACCGGGCAATTCTGCTGTTCAATCACAATTGATGACCACGCTTCCTGTAACCGGATTTGTGGGCATGACCAGCTTTCTGAAAGTTATTGCAGAAAAAGCACAGGCGGCAGGACTTGATCTTAAAAAAGATTTCAAACTGGATGTTGCTTTTGTTGCGGCGGAACGTTTGCCGGAATCTCTGCGAAATGAAATCGAAGAAGCTTTCGGCATGAAAGTGAGACAGGGATACGGTACGGCTGATGTCGGCTGTATTGCTTACGAATGTCTGGACCTCGGCGGAATGCACGTTTCCAGCCGTTGCTATGTTGAAATATGTGATCCGCAGACAGGGCATACCCTGCCGATGGGCGAAGTAGGCGAAGTAGTAGTTACCCCTTATACTCTTTCATATCCTTTGATCCGTTTCGGAACAGGTGACTTATCCCGCATGATCGACAGGCCTTGTGCATGTGGAAGAACAGCTCCCAAACTTGCCGGAATACTCGGCAGAGCAGACGACACCGCCAAAGTAAAAGGACAATTTATTTATCCTGCGCAGGTTGCAGAAGTTACAAAGGTTTTCCCTCAAATAAAAAAGCATCAAATCATAATCACCAATGACAAAGGACGCGACCTGCTGACACTTAAGCTTCAACTCGACGGACCACTTGATGAAAGCAAATTTATTCCCGCGTTTCAGGAAAAAGTTAAACTCAGACCTGCCCTGCTGATACTTGATGAGAATGAAATTATCGAAGACGGCGCTGCTCCGCTTATAGATACACGTTCGTATGATTAA
- a CDS encoding ABC transporter ATP-binding protein: MSLLNVQNLEVVYNDVVLVLKGLSLNVAKGSITTLLGANGAGKSTTLKAISGLLEGEDGKATSGTILYKGQPMSSKSPEKTVRQGIFQVMEGRRIFEDLTVEENLRCGAYTQPAKNFSGNLEKVYTYFPRLRERKAQLAGYMSGGEQQMLAIGRAVMASPELLLLDEPSLGLAPLLVEEIFDIVKKINKEEGVTVLLVEQNARMALSLADYGYIMENGRIVMDGKGSELLHNPDVQEFYLGLSHGGKKRSYRDVKHYRRRKRWLG, translated from the coding sequence ATGAGTCTGCTAAACGTTCAAAATCTTGAAGTCGTCTACAACGATGTAGTTCTGGTTTTGAAAGGTCTTTCTTTAAATGTCGCCAAAGGCAGTATCACAACTCTGCTGGGTGCAAACGGGGCAGGTAAATCAACTACCTTGAAAGCCATTTCAGGGCTGTTGGAAGGCGAAGACGGTAAGGCGACATCGGGCACAATTCTCTACAAGGGACAGCCGATGAGCAGTAAAAGTCCCGAAAAAACAGTCCGGCAAGGCATTTTTCAAGTTATGGAAGGCCGCCGTATTTTTGAAGATCTGACTGTCGAAGAAAACCTGCGTTGCGGAGCCTATACTCAACCTGCTAAAAACTTTTCAGGCAACCTTGAAAAAGTATATACATATTTCCCGAGACTACGGGAACGCAAAGCCCAGCTTGCAGGCTACATGTCCGGCGGAGAACAGCAGATGCTCGCCATCGGCCGGGCTGTAATGGCCTCCCCTGAATTGCTGCTGCTCGATGAACCGTCACTTGGACTCGCTCCGCTGTTAGTCGAAGAAATTTTTGATATAGTTAAAAAAATCAACAAAGAAGAGGGAGTTACTGTCCTTCTGGTTGAACAAAATGCCCGCATGGCCCTTTCACTGGCTGACTACGGCTATATCATGGAAAACGGCCGCATTGTTATGGACGGAAAAGGTTCGGAGCTTTTACATAACCCGGATGTTCAGGAATTCTATCTAGGCCTCTCCCATGGCGGGAAAAAACGCAGCTACCGCGATGTAAAACACTATCGCCGCCGTAAACGCTGGCTAGGTTAA
- a CDS encoding ABC transporter substrate-binding protein, translated as MKKIIISSVVMTVMLFATAAFATIKVGLLSDLTGPTSSVGVPYAQGIKDCAAYVNANGGINGEQIELIQVDYAYNVQQALSAYKRFKSKGIVALQGWGTGDTEALVRFVSRDKIPVFSASYSPHLMDPSKAPYNFTIAPDYSTQGRAGLKYIKDTWTEKRAPRIAFVYPDKPYGHVPLPAMKEYAKELGFEVTGDETLDLKAMDATPQLLGLKKQKADFVWVGGTTPSTAVLMKDAEKLGFKGKFLVNIWGNDENLAKMAGPACEGNLGMQAAAVYGQDVPGMKIIETETKGQPQMTHYLRGFVSTMVMVEGMKKAAANGKITGENIKNALETMRDYDPMGLAPAISFYPEDHRPSMAVNVCTVKNGKLEFVQTVSLPRDAKWLGK; from the coding sequence ATGAAAAAGATCATAATTTCATCGGTAGTCATGACAGTGATGCTCTTTGCAACCGCAGCTTTTGCAACAATAAAAGTAGGACTTCTTTCCGACCTTACAGGCCCCACCTCCAGCGTGGGAGTCCCTTACGCTCAGGGCATTAAAGACTGCGCTGCTTACGTAAACGCCAACGGCGGAATCAACGGCGAACAAATTGAACTGATTCAGGTTGATTATGCTTACAACGTGCAGCAGGCACTTTCTGCGTATAAACGATTTAAATCTAAAGGCATCGTTGCCTTGCAGGGATGGGGAACAGGCGACACCGAAGCTCTCGTCCGTTTTGTATCCCGCGATAAAATCCCCGTATTTTCTGCGTCCTACTCGCCTCACCTCATGGATCCTTCAAAAGCTCCATACAACTTCACAATAGCACCCGACTACTCCACACAGGGGCGTGCAGGGCTAAAATATATCAAAGACACATGGACAGAAAAACGCGCTCCCCGCATTGCTTTTGTCTACCCGGACAAGCCTTACGGACACGTTCCACTTCCAGCCATGAAAGAATACGCAAAAGAACTCGGCTTTGAAGTCACAGGCGACGAAACCCTCGACCTCAAAGCAATGGATGCAACTCCTCAGCTCCTCGGTCTGAAAAAGCAGAAAGCCGACTTCGTATGGGTAGGCGGGACAACTCCTTCCACAGCTGTACTCATGAAAGACGCTGAAAAGCTCGGATTTAAAGGCAAATTCCTCGTAAACATCTGGGGCAATGACGAAAACCTTGCAAAAATGGCCGGACCAGCCTGTGAAGGCAATCTCGGCATGCAGGCCGCGGCTGTTTACGGACAGGATGTTCCGGGCATGAAGATCATTGAAACAGAAACCAAAGGTCAGCCTCAAATGACCCATTACCTGCGCGGATTCGTCTCCACTATGGTGATGGTTGAAGGAATGAAAAAAGCGGCTGCCAATGGCAAAATAACAGGGGAAAACATTAAGAACGCACTCGAAACAATGCGTGATTATGACCCGATGGGACTTGCCCCTGCAATCAGCTTCTACCCCGAAGATCACAGACCCAGCATGGCTGTTAACGTTTGTACTGTTAAAAACGGCAAACTTGAATTCGTGCAGACAGTTTCTCTGCCTCGCGATGCAAAGTGGCTGGGTAAATAA
- a CDS encoding branched-chain amino acid ABC transporter permease: MLKCGLFFTSYNKEDQFFTSMFQKTCLGLFIGAMLIAPQVLDFYYISVMNLIMIAAIGAVSLNLLTGVCGQMSLGHGAFVGVGAYGCAILASKGLPFIICLLGGGAFAALAGMFFGIPSLRLKGIYLAISTLAAQMILEYVFLHWSALTGGANGMPVDPPSIMGFSFDSDEKMFYLIFGVTILCVLGISNIIRSRSGRAFIAIRDFYQSAENVGVNLFQFKLQAFATSSFIAGIAGGLWAYYTMYITPEQFSISLSISYLAMIIVGGMGSVTGAIFGAVFITLLPEVLNTTTSLLSSFAPDISSLMAPLKEGIFGLTLVLFLIFEPEGLVRKWKLIKAYWKLYPFAY, encoded by the coding sequence ATGCTTAAATGCGGACTTTTTTTTACATCATATAATAAAGAAGACCAGTTTTTTACCTCCATGTTTCAGAAAACATGTCTGGGGCTGTTCATTGGGGCAATGCTCATAGCGCCGCAGGTCCTCGACTTTTATTATATTTCAGTAATGAACCTGATCATGATCGCAGCCATTGGGGCTGTCTCCCTTAATCTGCTCACAGGCGTATGCGGACAGATGTCACTGGGACACGGCGCATTTGTCGGCGTCGGTGCTTACGGGTGTGCAATTCTGGCCTCCAAAGGTTTACCCTTTATTATATGCCTTCTCGGAGGCGGAGCTTTTGCCGCGCTCGCAGGTATGTTCTTTGGCATTCCCTCGCTGAGGCTTAAAGGCATCTACCTTGCCATCTCCACTTTGGCGGCTCAGATGATTCTTGAATATGTATTCCTGCACTGGTCCGCCTTAACGGGAGGGGCAAACGGAATGCCTGTCGATCCTCCTTCCATCATGGGATTTTCATTCGATTCAGACGAAAAGATGTTTTACCTCATCTTCGGAGTAACCATTTTATGTGTGCTTGGAATCAGCAACATTATCCGTTCACGTTCGGGAAGAGCTTTTATCGCCATCCGCGACTTCTACCAGTCCGCCGAAAATGTAGGGGTGAATCTGTTCCAATTTAAACTGCAAGCTTTCGCAACAAGCTCTTTCATTGCCGGGATTGCAGGCGGATTGTGGGCTTACTACACGATGTACATCACCCCTGAACAATTCTCTATCTCCCTTTCCATCAGCTATCTCGCCATGATCATTGTCGGCGGAATGGGGTCTGTTACAGGCGCAATCTTCGGCGCGGTGTTTATTACTCTCCTACCGGAAGTTCTTAACACCACCACATCCCTGCTATCTTCATTTGCTCCTGACATCAGCTCCTTAATGGCTCCGCTTAAAGAAGGGATATTCGGGCTGACTCTCGTGCTTTTCTTAATATTCGAACCGGAAGGGTTGGTCCGTAAATGGAAACTCATCAAGGCATATTGGAAACTTTACCCATTCGCTTATTAA